In the Kwoniella shandongensis chromosome 1, complete sequence genome, one interval contains:
- a CDS encoding mRNA 3'-end-processing protein YTH1 has product MAAATSSSSSSTLDPLLGRAADFVRPDFHQVNLDLEGFLKTERGFKLDSDSQICPLSLTPLGCPLPPSQCPYRHTTPSRLNFQPPPPLPSHPREREKKTTVCKHYLRNLCKMGDNCEYTHDFNLRTMPICIWFVKQGKCELGGECLYYHPRDRRVECPDYNRGFCVLGPECPRRHVRRRVCEAYLAGFCPDGKECLLAHPSPNRPPPESYENPTPPDPTQFTGPPPQLPAGYGRWREYKYDPNAVVIPAPAWVEGGSLSGWRAGGFLSGNARGRGGGGGDDGGGSGRGGGGGGGGGDGGGDRKGGGGGGWVKDLSTVLCFRCNSYGHFANACPNQAVPGDRGGLKRER; this is encoded by the exons cgacacTCGATCCCTTGCTTGGTCGAGCGGCGGATTTCGTAAGACCCGACTTTCATCAGGTCAATTTGGACTTGGAGGGGTTTTTGAAGACTGAGAGAGGATTCAAGCTTGATTCTG ACTCCCAAATATGTCCTctttcactcacccctcTCGGCTGTCCTCTCCCCCCTTCCCAATGTCCCTATCGACACACCACCCCCTCCCGTCTAAACTTCCAACCACCCCCACCTTTACCCTCCCATCCTCGAGAACGCGAAAAGAAAACTACCGTCTGCAAACATTATCTTCGAAATCTCTGCAAGATGGGCGACAATTGCGAATACACACACGATTTCAACTTGAGGACTATGCCAATATGCATCTGGTTCGTGAAACAGGGGAAATGCGAGCTGGGTGGTGAATGTCTCTACTATCATCCGAGAGATAGGAGAGTGGAATGTCCGGATTATAATAGGGGGTTTTGTGTATTGGGGCCTGAATGTCCGAGGAGACATGtgagaaggagggtttgTGAGGCTTATCTGGCAGGATTTTGTCCAGATGGAAAGGAATGTCTTTTAGCTCA CCCATCGCCCAATCGTCCCCCTCCCGAATCATATGAGAACCCCACCCCACCCGATCCCACCCAATTCACTGGTCCCCCACCACAACTTCCCGCAGGTTACGGACGATGGCGAGAGTACAAATACGATCCGAACGCAGTTGTCATTCCCGCTCCGGCGTGGGTCGAAGGTGGTTCTCTGTCAGGTTGGAGAGCCGGTGGTTTCTTATCGGGCAAtgcgagagggagaggtggaggcggtggcgaTGAcggtggaggtagtggacgaggaggtggcggtggaggaggcggcggagatggtggtggtgataggaagggtggtggtggtggtggttgggtTAAGGATCTCAGTACGGTCTTGTGTTTC AGGTGCAACTCTTATGGTCACTTTGCCAACGCGTGTCCCAACCAGGCTGTGCCGGGAGACAGAGGAGGACTGAAGCGGGAGAGATAA
- a CDS encoding ATP-dependent RNA helicase HAS1 translates to MSAVAQPPRANGSSQPQKKRKRPSKAASDAAPADVDTTMTAEATSSKVTLDAPSTQSDATAAALGVRSAPGASYERVPFSTLNLSAPTAQAVQRMGFETMTEVQARTIPPLLAGKDVLGAARTGSGKTMAFLVPSVEMLSTLRFKPVNGTGVIIISPTRELALQIFGVAKEIMQGHSQTFGVLMGGANRKAEADKLAKGVNLIVATPGRLLDHLQNTKGFVFKNLKALVIDEADRILEIGFEEEMKQIIKILPADNRQSMLFSATQTTKVTDLARISLRPGPLYINVDEQKDASTVDMLEQGYVVCESDQRFMLLFTFLRKNLKKKVIVFFSSCNSVNYHAELLNYIDVPVLDLHGKQKQQKRTNTFFEFCNAPSGILLCTDVAARGLDIPKVDWIIQFDPPDDPRDYIHRVGRTARAGKTGKSLLFLLPSELGFLRFLKVAKVPLNEYQFPQKKIADVQKQLENLISKNHYLNQSARDGYRSYLQSYASYSLKKIFDVNKLDLAKVGKAFGFPVPPKVNISVGSVKGGGKKRSEESDSDDDGEDKKAYYRKRGRK, encoded by the exons ATGTCAGCTGtcgctcaacctcctcgagctAACGGCTCTTCCCAACCTCAGAAAAAGCGAAAGCGACCTTCCAAAGCTGCGTCCGACGCCGCCCCCGCCGACGTAGACACTACCATGACGGCCGAAGCAACCTCTTCCAAAGTCACCCTTGACGCTCCCTCCACCCAGTCCGATGCTACCGCCGCCGCTCTCGGCGTTAGATCCGCCCCAGGCGCATCATACGAACGAGTACCCTTCTCCACGCTCAACCTCTCTGCTCCGACGGCACAAGCTGTTCAGCGAATGGGATTCGAGACGATGACAGAAGTGCAGGCGAGGActatccctcctctcttGGCAGGCAAGGATGTACTTGGTGCTGCGAGGACGGGTAGTGGAAAGACGATGGCGTTCCTTGTTCCGAGTGTGGAAATGCTCAGCACTCTCAGGTTCAAGCCTGTCAATG GTACCGGCGTGATCATCATCTCACCTACTCGAGAACTCGCTCTTCAAATCTTCGGTGTCGCCAAAGAGATCATGCAAGGTCATTCTCAGACTTTCGGTGTTCTTATGGGAGGTGCCAACAGAAAGGCAGAGGCGGACAAATTGGCGAAAGGTGTAAACTTGATCGTCGCTACCCCTGGTCGATTGTTGGATCACTTGCAG AACACGAAAGGGTTTGTGTTCAAGAACTTGAAGGCTTTGGTCATCGATGAGGCCGACCGAATTCTGGAGATCGGtttcgaggaggagatgaagcagatcATCAAGATCCTTCCTGCTG ACAACCGTCAATCTATGCTCTTCTCCGCCACCCAAACCACCAAGGTCACCGACCTTGCCCGAATCTCACTCCGACCCGGTCCCTTGTacatcaacgtcgacgaGCAGAAAGATGCGTCCACCGTCGACATGCTCGAACAGGGTTATGTTGTTTGTGAATCAGATCAACGGTTCATGTTGCTGTTCACCTTCTTGAGAAAGaacttgaagaagaaggttatcgtcttcttctccagttGTAACTCGGTCAACTACCATGCGGAGTTGTTGAATTACATCGATGTGCCAGTATTGGATCTTCAC GGCaaacaaaaacaacaaaAACGGAccaacaccttcttcgaaTTCTGCAACGCCCCTTCCGGTATCTTGCTCTGCACAGACGTCGCCGCCCGAGGCTTAGATATCCCCAAAGTCGACTGGATCATCCAATTTGACCCGCCAGATGATCCTCGAGATTACATCCATCGTGTCGGACGTACGGCTCGTGCAGGCAAGACGGGCAAGAGTCTGTTGTTCTTGTTACCTAGTGAATTGGGTTTCTTGAGGTTCTTGAAGGTCGCCAAAGTTCCTTTGAACGAATATCAATTCCCTCAAAAGAAAATTGCAGATGTTCAaaagcag CTTGAAAACCTCATTTCGAAGAACCACTACCTCAACCAATCTGCTCGAGATGGTTATCGATCATATCTCCAATCTTACGCTTCATATTCCCTCAAGAAGATCTTCGACGTCAACAAACTTGACTTGGCCAAAGTTGGTAAAGCGTTTGGATTCCCCGTTCCACCCAAGGTCAACATCAGCGTTGGAAGTGTCAAGGGTGGTGGGAAGaaaagaagcgaagagagtgatagtgatgacgatggagaggacAAGAAGGCTTACTacaggaagaggggaaggaagtga